Within Bdellovibrio bacteriovorus HD100, the genomic segment ACAGGTGTCTTTAAGTGATCTTCTGTCCAGTCTGCGCAGTGAGTTTTCCGAACTTACTGTGGAGCTTGAACGCGAAGCCAAAATCCTTGGCGACCGTCGCGCGCTATTAAGTGTTCTGCGCAATCTTCTGCAGAATTCAGTCTTGCACGGCAAAGCCACCACGGTGAAAATCCGCGTGCGCCCCCACGGCGAGGGCCACATCGAACTGGTGATCCAGGATGACGGTCTGGGCTTTAAGGGTATTCTAAAAAAACTAGGCTCCGAGATTCTGATGTCCCAGGATGTGCGCAGCAACGGCATAGGTTTGCTGCTGACAAAACGTCTTCTGGAAAAGATGAACGGCGACATCTGGTTTGAATCGAAGGAAAACGAAGGCTTCAAATCCCATATTGAACTTGAAGGGACTTTGCCATGAGAAAAATCCTTCTGGTTGAAGATGACATCTCTTTGGGTGAAACCCTGAATGCACGCCTGCAAAGGGACTATGAAGTTTCCTGGGCAAAATCCTTGAGCGAGGCCTGGTCCCTGTTTTCAAAAACCAAGGACTATGACCTGGCAATTCTGGACGTGGGCCTGCCTGATGGCAGCGGTTTTGAGCTTGCGGCAAAACTAAAAGCCACCGCTCCCATCCTGTTCCTGTTCCTGACGGCACAAGCCGATGCGGAATCCCGTCTGCAGGGATTTGAGTTGGGCGCAGAAGAATACATCCCCAAGCCTTTCCATTTGAAAGAGCTTTTGATTCGCGTAAAGCATGTGCTGGATGCCCATGCCCCGACCCGCGAACTGCAACTGGAATCCTGCGTGGTGAACTTCACGCAGATGTCCGTGACGAAGAAAACCGGTCAGATTGAGTACCCGCCGGTGACGGATCTGAAGATCCTGCAGCTTTTGATTGAAAAATCACCACGGGTGCTAAGCCGTGATGAAATTATGAACGAAATCTGGGGCGTTGATAAAAATCCCAGCCATCGCACTATCGACAACATTATCGTACGCCTGCGCCAGCTTTTGGGCGATGACGGAGAAAAACACATCCGTTCTGTTCGCGGCGTCGGTTATCAAT encodes:
- a CDS encoding response regulator transcription factor — protein: MRKILLVEDDISLGETLNARLQRDYEVSWAKSLSEAWSLFSKTKDYDLAILDVGLPDGSGFELAAKLKATAPILFLFLTAQADAESRLQGFELGAEEYIPKPFHLKELLIRVKHVLDAHAPTRELQLESCVVNFTQMSVTKKTGQIEYPPVTDLKILQLLIEKSPRVLSRDEIMNEIWGVDKNPSHRTIDNIIVRLRQLLGDDGEKHIRSVRGVGYQWSTEEAT